The following coding sequences lie in one Maribacter forsetii DSM 18668 genomic window:
- a CDS encoding chloramphenicol acetyltransferase → MKKELNIADWNRAGHFKFFSQFSEPFHGVTVKVNCSKAYDYAKQSGNSFFLVYLHRTLKAANAITPFKYRIEDGKVFEYDHVHASPTIGRDNGTFGFSYIEYKESFNEFRDAANKVIEEVKKSTGLELPECGINVLHCSSMPWLDFTSVSHARHFEFADSCPKISFGKMTGEGEHRSMPISIHVHHALMDGYEVGLFVAEFQRLMSIAGDV, encoded by the coding sequence ATGAAAAAAGAATTAAATATAGCGGATTGGAATAGGGCAGGTCATTTCAAATTTTTTTCACAGTTCAGTGAGCCTTTTCATGGGGTAACCGTAAAAGTAAATTGTTCTAAAGCTTATGATTATGCAAAACAATCTGGTAACTCATTTTTCTTGGTTTATTTACATAGAACATTAAAGGCGGCTAATGCCATAACTCCATTTAAATACCGAATTGAAGATGGTAAGGTGTTCGAGTATGATCATGTGCATGCATCCCCAACCATTGGTAGAGATAATGGTACATTCGGTTTTTCTTATATTGAATATAAGGAGTCGTTCAATGAATTTAGAGACGCTGCCAATAAGGTAATCGAAGAGGTGAAAAAATCAACAGGATTAGAATTGCCAGAATGCGGTATTAACGTATTACATTGCTCTAGCATGCCGTGGCTCGATTTTACTTCGGTTTCTCATGCACGACATTTTGAATTTGCAGATAGCTGCCCCAAGATTTCATTTGGTAAAATGACGGGTGAGGGTGAACATAGGTCTATGCCAATATCAATACATGTGCACCATGCGTTGATGGATGGGTATGAAGTTGGTTTGTTCGTTGCCGAATTTCAACGATTAATGTCTATCGCCGGTGATGTTTAG
- a CDS encoding cyclic nucleotide-binding domain-containing protein translates to MIHQNRVLKQEITTEKLKEYFPNGALKTYAKGYAISYIHKKVRTFRWLIEGSVNYYISLDNPESDILVCQNSEPFSTIGLNGFNTPKRFTYKATVASPKASFFEIPFHELDTYLKKGHQNILLKNIGSKLYRVLHTALTKQTELLSPVRFQPFVEDRQFFVSPVSEQEEIVSLMRRSPFLDYFEEKNLMALAALAERREYEPDEVLYVQDGSSNGLFILIHGEVTIKRIENTIEIKQRSIKNSGFVFGWSCLLKEKDICSAITNTKTSAYFIPEGDLMKLFQIDDAFEGQFYQRLLWLMGNQLNAAFVRYVGLLGKHNLQAVYQLIKNNKSRLLLSSPLHQVPHLLKSNTTKQFAYDALTGLVKNGTALERHIASLSLELLGEDQKEHEFISGLQQIYENVAEKNSKDAEQNRKVCAELTMKVFKNVPYIIEGWDNLPNDTGNIFIYNHLINDPHYTLNNNFQITLDSHFLSAMVLYKKYEEPGIRTVRIGQGQEYGHQNYYDNLGYINVYTKESDETSNNRKEEARSIFYSEASKHLKQKYNLIISPEGTSYRTDESPGPFKMGAFKLALHTEPEPYIIPVVMVNFDHRIGKSLYYCAIKEPFLLSEKVPSKSNEDLYAFMEQYQAEYQGYVQEAIERAEQLNVSSSGADNLEEPPAIWCNEIKRLKRRVAKLPTQENLIAFYGSSSVRLWVNMKRDLSPFNVVNLGFGGSTFAWCIHYFDEIFTEANPSKIVLYAGENDLNSGKTPQEVLSGCMELVGLIQDKYPDVELALISLKPSVEREALIPLIMETNLMLSKYFITELNAQYINVFAQMITTDNRPIPELYLSDGLHLNKQGYALWSTAIKKALQAADSLELENQL, encoded by the coding sequence ATGATACACCAAAATAGAGTTTTAAAGCAAGAAATAACTACTGAAAAATTAAAAGAATATTTCCCGAACGGAGCGTTAAAAACATACGCCAAAGGATATGCTATCAGTTATATTCATAAAAAAGTAAGAACGTTTAGATGGCTTATAGAAGGTAGTGTCAACTATTACATTTCACTTGATAATCCTGAAAGTGATATTCTAGTTTGTCAAAACTCAGAACCTTTTTCTACTATTGGTTTAAACGGATTCAATACACCCAAAAGATTTACCTATAAAGCTACGGTTGCATCACCAAAAGCATCTTTTTTTGAAATTCCATTTCACGAGCTAGACACGTATTTAAAAAAAGGACATCAGAATATTTTATTGAAAAATATTGGTTCAAAATTGTACCGTGTATTGCATACTGCCCTAACGAAGCAAACCGAATTATTGAGTCCCGTAAGGTTTCAGCCTTTTGTTGAAGACCGACAGTTTTTTGTCTCTCCCGTTTCTGAGCAAGAAGAGATTGTTTCTTTAATGCGACGATCACCATTTCTAGATTATTTTGAAGAGAAAAATTTAATGGCTTTAGCGGCATTGGCAGAACGTAGGGAATATGAGCCAGATGAAGTTTTATATGTTCAAGACGGTTCTAGTAATGGGCTGTTTATTCTCATTCACGGAGAAGTTACCATTAAGCGAATAGAGAATACAATTGAAATTAAGCAGCGATCTATTAAGAACTCAGGATTTGTATTTGGATGGTCATGCCTATTGAAGGAGAAAGATATTTGCTCTGCTATTACAAACACGAAGACCTCTGCTTATTTTATTCCTGAAGGAGATTTAATGAAATTGTTTCAAATTGATGATGCTTTCGAAGGTCAATTTTATCAGCGATTATTGTGGCTTATGGGCAATCAGCTAAATGCTGCTTTTGTACGTTATGTTGGCTTGTTGGGCAAGCACAATCTGCAGGCCGTGTATCAATTGATAAAGAATAATAAATCGCGACTATTATTATCATCACCATTGCACCAAGTGCCACATCTATTAAAAAGTAATACCACCAAGCAGTTTGCCTATGATGCCTTAACAGGTTTGGTTAAAAATGGTACTGCACTAGAACGCCATATTGCCTCATTAAGTTTAGAACTGCTGGGTGAAGATCAAAAAGAGCATGAGTTTATAAGTGGTTTACAGCAGATTTATGAGAATGTAGCAGAAAAGAACAGTAAAGATGCTGAGCAAAATAGAAAGGTTTGCGCTGAGTTGACCATGAAGGTGTTTAAAAACGTACCCTATATTATTGAAGGATGGGATAATTTGCCTAATGATACCGGTAATATTTTTATTTATAACCACTTAATCAATGACCCACATTATACACTAAATAATAATTTTCAGATTACCCTAGATTCTCATTTTCTAAGTGCCATGGTTTTGTATAAAAAATACGAGGAACCTGGTATTAGAACAGTTAGAATAGGGCAGGGACAAGAATATGGTCATCAGAATTACTACGACAACCTTGGTTATATAAATGTGTATACCAAAGAATCTGATGAAACTTCTAATAATAGAAAAGAAGAGGCAAGAAGTATATTTTACAGTGAAGCATCTAAACATTTAAAACAGAAATACAATTTAATTATAAGCCCTGAAGGCACCTCTTACAGAACAGACGAATCTCCCGGTCCTTTTAAAATGGGCGCTTTTAAATTGGCATTGCACACTGAGCCAGAGCCGTATATAATACCTGTAGTCATGGTAAATTTTGACCATAGAATTGGTAAATCTTTATACTACTGTGCCATTAAGGAACCATTTTTACTGAGTGAAAAAGTACCTTCTAAAAGCAATGAAGATTTATATGCTTTTATGGAGCAATACCAAGCGGAATATCAAGGCTATGTACAAGAAGCGATCGAAAGAGCTGAACAGTTGAACGTATCTAGTTCGGGTGCGGACAATTTGGAGGAGCCACCTGCTATTTGGTGCAATGAAATAAAACGACTTAAAAGACGAGTTGCTAAATTACCGACCCAAGAGAATCTGATAGCTTTCTACGGAAGTTCTTCGGTACGTTTATGGGTAAATATGAAGCGAGACCTTAGTCCATTCAATGTGGTGAATCTTGGTTTTGGAGGATCTACATTCGCTTGGTGTATTCATTATTTTGATGAGATATTTACAGAAGCTAATCCGTCTAAAATAGTACTGTATGCAGGAGAGAATGATTTAAATAGCGGTAAAACTCCGCAAGAGGTACTTTCTGGTTGTATGGAATTAGTAGGATTGATTCAAGATAAATATCCTGATGTAGAATTGGCATTGATCAGTCTTAAACCTAGTGTAGAGCGTGAAGCTTTAATTCCGTTAATTATGGAAACTAATTTAATGCTGTCCAAGTATTTTATTACTGAACTAAATGCACAATACATCAATGTATTCGCGCAAATGATTACTACCGATAATAGACCGATACCGGAATTATACCTTTCTGACGGATTGCATTTAAACAAACAAGGCTATGCACTGTGGAGTACTGCAATTAAGAAAGCACTACAAGCAGCGGATAGCCTTGAGCTTGAAAATCAATTATAG
- a CDS encoding M20/M25/M40 family metallo-hydrolase, with protein sequence MKKGLLICAYFLCTTIAISQTTEDIVNAIEKEGVENSQLEQLAYELMDLNGPRLVGTPEMKTAHDWAINTYKKWGIAAENQQWGTWKGWQRGITHVDLVSPRVASLHATQLAWNPGTSAKGVTASLITLPSFKDSLSFVKWLPNVKGKIVMVSMLQPTGRPDENWEEYATKASFEKMKTERDSIEKIWRQNINNTGYTSRNINAAFEKAGAVGIAQSRWSEGFGANKIFSAGTDKIPAVDISLEDYGMLYRMVEHGADTKIKIVAESKDLGVVPTFNTIATIPGTEFPEEYVILSAHFDSWDGGTGATDNGTGTITMLEAARILKKVYPNPKRTILIGHWGSEEQGLNGSRSFVEDHPEIVAGVQAVFNQDNGTGRVVRLSGQGFLHAYDYLGRWLEAVPETYKNEIETTFPGSPGRGGSDYASFVAAGAPAFSLSSLSWDYWNYTWHTNLDTYDKIVFDDVRNNAILTAILTYMACEDPEKTSREKAVLGINPRSGEKGEWPTPRSPQRKGGQDE encoded by the coding sequence ATGAAAAAAGGACTACTCATTTGTGCATACTTTCTATGCACTACCATCGCAATTTCGCAAACTACAGAAGACATTGTCAATGCCATTGAAAAAGAAGGCGTTGAAAACTCGCAATTAGAGCAATTAGCTTACGAATTAATGGACCTCAACGGACCACGTTTGGTTGGAACACCAGAAATGAAAACCGCACATGACTGGGCAATAAATACCTATAAAAAATGGGGTATTGCTGCCGAAAACCAACAATGGGGAACTTGGAAAGGTTGGCAGAGAGGCATCACGCACGTAGATTTGGTATCGCCACGTGTAGCTTCGCTTCATGCCACACAATTGGCATGGAACCCAGGCACAAGCGCTAAAGGTGTTACCGCATCTTTAATTACATTACCTAGTTTCAAAGACTCCTTATCTTTTGTAAAATGGCTTCCTAATGTGAAAGGAAAAATAGTTATGGTGAGCATGCTACAACCTACAGGTAGACCAGATGAAAACTGGGAAGAATACGCAACAAAAGCATCCTTCGAGAAAATGAAAACGGAGCGCGATTCTATCGAAAAAATATGGAGACAGAATATTAACAATACAGGCTACACGAGTAGAAATATCAATGCTGCATTTGAAAAAGCAGGCGCAGTTGGTATTGCACAATCCAGATGGTCTGAAGGTTTTGGCGCTAACAAAATATTTAGTGCAGGTACTGATAAAATTCCTGCAGTGGATATTTCTTTAGAGGATTATGGAATGCTGTACAGAATGGTTGAACATGGTGCCGATACTAAGATTAAAATAGTAGCCGAATCTAAAGACCTAGGCGTGGTACCAACATTCAATACCATAGCCACCATACCTGGCACTGAATTCCCAGAGGAATATGTAATTCTTTCTGCCCATTTCGATTCTTGGGATGGTGGAACGGGAGCAACTGATAACGGTACTGGCACAATTACCATGTTAGAAGCTGCTCGAATTCTTAAAAAAGTATATCCGAATCCAAAAAGAACGATATTGATTGGACATTGGGGTAGTGAAGAACAAGGTTTAAACGGTTCTCGTTCATTTGTTGAAGACCACCCGGAAATTGTAGCTGGCGTACAAGCTGTTTTCAATCAAGATAATGGTACCGGTCGTGTTGTTCGTTTATCGGGACAAGGTTTTCTACATGCCTATGACTATTTAGGGCGTTGGTTAGAAGCCGTACCAGAAACGTATAAAAATGAAATAGAAACTACCTTCCCGGGTTCACCTGGTCGTGGTGGTTCTGACTACGCTTCTTTTGTTGCTGCTGGTGCACCTGCTTTTTCTTTAAGCTCTCTTAGTTGGGATTATTGGAATTACACATGGCACACCAATCTAGATACGTATGACAAGATAGTATTCGACGACGTACGTAACAATGCTATTCTAACGGCTATTCTTACGTATATGGCTTGTGAAGATCCAGAGAAAACATCACGTGAAAAAGCAGTGTTAGGTATTAACCCTAGATCTGGTGAAAAAGGAGAATGGCCAACACCAAGATCACCACAACGCAAAGGTGGACAAGACGAATAA
- a CDS encoding pentapeptide repeat-containing protein — translation MEKLILDQTFKGQNYTATRLPRAEYENCIFESCNFSKGYVDNQTFLECEFIDCNLSNANVVNTTFKDVKFSHCKLMGLAFNTCNTFLMDFSFFDCNLSFALFTDLKLVSQVFVSCKMEEVDFGDCDLSKSKFDECHLERAIFSRTNLEKADFSSAVNFSIDPDNNSMSGAIFSKDNLAGLLQKHKLKILK, via the coding sequence TTGGAAAAATTAATACTAGATCAAACTTTCAAAGGTCAAAACTATACAGCCACCCGACTACCCAGAGCGGAGTATGAGAATTGCATTTTTGAAAGTTGCAATTTTTCTAAGGGATATGTAGACAACCAAACCTTCTTAGAGTGTGAGTTTATAGATTGTAATTTGAGCAATGCAAATGTTGTAAATACCACGTTCAAAGATGTGAAATTTTCGCACTGTAAACTTATGGGGTTAGCTTTTAATACCTGCAATACTTTTTTAATGGACTTTTCCTTTTTTGACTGCAATTTGAGTTTCGCCCTTTTTACAGATTTAAAACTGGTGAGTCAGGTTTTTGTCTCTTGTAAAATGGAAGAAGTAGATTTTGGAGATTGCGATTTAAGCAAATCAAAATTTGATGAATGCCATCTAGAACGTGCTATTTTCTCAAGAACCAATCTTGAAAAAGCGGATTTTAGTTCGGCAGTAAATTTCAGTATCGACCCTGATAATAATTCTATGTCAGGAGCCATATTCTCTAAAGATAATTTAGCGGGGTTGTTACAAAAACACAAATTGAAGATTTTAAAATAA
- a CDS encoding SRPBCC family protein, translating to MRDHQSIHIEQLLNASIEQVWKALTNVDDMRQWYFNAIPDFKPEMSFKTSFLITNDGRNFTHNWIVTTAIPKSRISYTWTFNEYPGESISTFKLYEKEHQTLLTVTSEITKDFPTHIPEFKRESGEAGWSYLIKESLPLFLQKSDKF from the coding sequence ATGAGAGACCATCAATCCATACATATAGAACAACTTCTAAATGCATCAATTGAGCAGGTATGGAAAGCATTGACCAATGTGGATGATATGCGGCAATGGTATTTTAATGCTATTCCTGATTTTAAGCCAGAGATGTCTTTTAAAACTAGCTTTTTAATTACGAATGATGGTCGAAACTTCACTCATAATTGGATTGTAACGACCGCTATTCCAAAATCTAGAATAAGTTACACTTGGACCTTCAATGAATACCCAGGAGAAAGCATCTCTACATTTAAGCTATATGAGAAGGAGCATCAAACACTTCTTACGGTCACAAGCGAAATCACAAAAGATTTTCCAACACATATTCCGGAATTTAAAAGAGAAAGCGGCGAGGCAGGATGGTCGTATTTAATTAAGGAAAGCTTACCTCTCTTCCTTCAAAAATCAGACAAATTTTAA
- a CDS encoding CDGSH iron-sulfur domain-containing protein — protein sequence MEENKDQCTTDIIVANNGPLKIKGNLKIQLASGEIVTKEGTTGFCRCGVSENKPFCDGSHRKIEWIG from the coding sequence ATGGAAGAAAACAAAGACCAATGCACTACAGATATTATCGTTGCTAATAACGGACCGCTAAAGATAAAAGGGAATCTAAAAATTCAATTAGCATCGGGCGAAATTGTCACAAAAGAAGGAACTACGGGTTTTTGCCGTTGCGGAGTTTCAGAAAACAAACCATTTTGCGATGGATCGCACAGAAAAATAGAATGGATAGGATAA
- a CDS encoding Zn-dependent hydrolase, with product MKKYKNIFTLLLIISPLLGIAQISVNQDRLEKRILDLAQFGIQENGETERVAFSDADVAAQQWVIEQLKAMGIQTHIDFAGNVIGIRKGTKPNMKPISFGSHIDRVPHGGNYDGCVGSMASLEVLKVLDENKVKTKHPLEIIIFSNEEGGVVGSRAIAGHLNKSAFGVINSTGYTIGEGMMRLGGDTTRLAEVARKKGDVAAFIELHIEQGGTLEKENLEIGIVKGIVGLKWWDVEFNGFANHAGTTPMNARKDALLAASKFIIAVNEVATSFDGSQVATVGRIKSEPGAPNVIPGHVVTSLEIRDLSSEVIEKVYTAIEKRAEEISTESGVEISFKKLDTTADPAIMDSTIQSEIKKSVQSLELSYKSMPSGAGHDAQDMALIAPTGMIFVPSKNGISHSPKEFTSAVDMANGANVLLQTILALDDKLK from the coding sequence ATGAAAAAATATAAGAATATATTTACTTTACTTTTAATTATTAGTCCTTTATTAGGTATTGCTCAAATCTCGGTGAATCAAGACCGATTAGAAAAGCGTATTCTAGATCTTGCTCAGTTTGGCATTCAAGAAAATGGCGAAACCGAACGTGTTGCTTTTAGTGATGCCGATGTTGCTGCCCAGCAATGGGTTATTGAGCAATTAAAAGCTATGGGCATTCAAACCCATATCGATTTTGCTGGCAACGTAATTGGGATACGAAAAGGGACAAAACCAAATATGAAACCTATTTCATTTGGTTCACATATAGACCGTGTTCCGCATGGTGGTAATTATGATGGCTGTGTTGGCAGTATGGCTTCTTTGGAAGTTCTTAAAGTGCTTGATGAAAATAAGGTCAAAACCAAACATCCTTTAGAAATTATCATATTTTCTAATGAAGAAGGTGGTGTTGTAGGTAGCAGAGCAATCGCCGGGCATTTGAACAAAAGTGCTTTTGGGGTTATAAATTCAACAGGGTACACCATTGGCGAAGGTATGATGAGATTAGGTGGAGACACCACTAGGCTTGCAGAAGTGGCTCGTAAAAAAGGAGACGTTGCTGCCTTTATAGAACTACACATTGAACAAGGTGGTACTCTTGAAAAAGAAAATTTAGAGATTGGTATCGTAAAAGGTATTGTGGGGTTAAAATGGTGGGATGTTGAATTCAACGGTTTTGCCAATCATGCAGGTACAACACCAATGAATGCCAGAAAAGATGCATTATTAGCAGCCTCAAAATTCATTATAGCAGTCAATGAAGTTGCCACAAGTTTTGATGGTTCACAAGTTGCAACTGTTGGTAGAATAAAGTCAGAACCAGGAGCACCTAATGTAATTCCAGGTCATGTAGTTACGAGTCTTGAAATTAGAGATTTATCTTCTGAGGTTATTGAAAAGGTATATACTGCTATCGAAAAAAGAGCAGAAGAAATTAGTACTGAATCGGGAGTGGAAATTTCCTTTAAAAAATTAGATACCACAGCAGACCCAGCCATCATGGATTCAACCATACAATCTGAAATTAAAAAAAGTGTTCAATCTCTTGAATTGAGTTACAAATCAATGCCAAGTGGCGCGGGTCATGATGCCCAAGACATGGCACTTATTGCACCCACCGGAATGATATTCGTACCGAGTAAAAACGGAATAAGTCATTCTCCAAAAGAATTTACTTCAGCGGTTGACATGGCAAATGGTGCTAATGTACTATTGCAAACTATTTTGGCTTTGGACGATAAGCTTAAATAA
- a CDS encoding WD40/YVTN/BNR-like repeat-containing protein, whose amino-acid sequence MKIIRLLLVLVIMAPLALQSQRRKSKITQPTVKLEDSLFTGLKWRNIGPFRGGRSVASTGVLGQPMIYYMGTVGGGIWKTTDDGITWKNISDGFLKTATVGAISVSESNPNIVIAGMGEHAARGVMTSMGDGVYKSTDAGKTWKHMGLDETRHISDIIIDPTNPDIIFVSAQGAQYGPSSQRGIYKSTDGGDTWKNVLFVDTITGASALSMDMNNPTILYAAMWQHRRFPWTMESGGKNSGIYKSTDSGETWEQLKEGLPKEMGKAGISVSRANPERVFAVIEAEGEKGGVYRSDNAGKKWTLINKDRINITRSWYYMEIFADTQNEDIVYVLNAPVTKSIDGGKTFSPLPTPHGDNHDLWIDPLNNKRMINSNDGGSNVSNNGGKSWSTQENQNTAQFYRVITDNLVPYNVYGGQQDNSTVAIASRTNDRGIDWKDWYAVAGGESAFLAFDPDNPELIYGGTYQGNIDKWDANTKESKPIKEYPELGLSISPENAKYRYNWNAPIITSPHDRKTIYHGGNVVFKSTDEGQSWSVISPDLTRDEKDKHGLGGGPFTNEAAGGEIYNTLTYLTESPHEEGVIWSGSDDGLVHVTKDGGANWANVTPAGAKEGIINSIEVSPHDPATAYIVLMRYKSMDFANYIYKTTDYGTTWTKITNGITGDNTFTRVVRADKKVKGLLYAGTETGLYISIDDGLHWQPLQLNLPLTPINDLVIQDNDLVAATAGRAFWILDDLAAIQNSITPKQELHIFKPKDTYLFTGGSSEKPVPGLGSNPKSGVTFDYYLSEAQDSTELKLEVLKDGEVIRTITNQKDKKFKSWPGGPSKPAILASKKGYNRFTWDFKREPLPAVDKVFVLGGLNGSTVGPGDYKLKLTLGEQTAETTVTILPHPKVKASMADYAEQQKMMKTIEATVVEMHNAVNDMQSAKSQLKQYGKLLADNEKAEALLTQGDSLTKRITAWEENLIQPNQKTFQDVINFENKLNSQLLNLRGYIDAAEPKVTAGAKERLQDLLVTWNTFKTEHNAIINTEMKAYNTMFQSLEIPAIILPQAQN is encoded by the coding sequence ATGAAAATCATCAGACTTTTGCTCGTGCTCGTCATTATGGCACCGTTAGCATTACAATCTCAACGAAGAAAAAGTAAAATCACCCAACCCACCGTTAAACTAGAAGACTCTCTTTTTACAGGATTAAAATGGCGGAATATTGGTCCGTTTAGAGGTGGTAGAAGTGTAGCTTCAACCGGTGTCTTAGGTCAGCCCATGATTTATTACATGGGAACTGTTGGTGGCGGAATCTGGAAAACCACGGATGACGGAATTACATGGAAGAATATTTCTGACGGATTCTTAAAAACCGCTACTGTAGGTGCAATCTCCGTTTCTGAAAGTAACCCAAATATCGTAATCGCAGGGATGGGCGAACATGCAGCCCGTGGTGTAATGACCTCAATGGGCGACGGCGTATACAAATCTACCGATGCCGGTAAAACCTGGAAACATATGGGACTTGATGAAACTAGACATATATCTGATATTATTATAGACCCTACCAACCCCGATATCATTTTTGTATCCGCACAAGGTGCCCAATACGGACCTTCTTCTCAACGAGGCATTTATAAGTCTACAGATGGCGGTGATACTTGGAAAAATGTACTGTTCGTTGATACCATAACCGGGGCTTCTGCTTTATCTATGGATATGAACAACCCAACCATTTTATATGCAGCTATGTGGCAGCACAGACGTTTTCCTTGGACGATGGAATCTGGCGGTAAGAACTCAGGTATTTACAAATCGACCGATAGTGGAGAAACATGGGAACAATTAAAAGAAGGCTTACCTAAAGAAATGGGTAAAGCAGGTATTTCTGTTTCTAGAGCCAACCCAGAGCGTGTATTTGCTGTAATAGAAGCGGAGGGAGAAAAAGGCGGCGTATACCGCTCTGATAATGCCGGTAAAAAATGGACTCTAATAAACAAAGACCGTATCAATATTACACGCTCTTGGTATTACATGGAGATTTTTGCCGACACCCAAAACGAAGATATTGTTTACGTATTAAATGCACCCGTAACCAAGTCAATAGATGGTGGTAAAACATTTTCGCCATTACCAACACCACATGGCGATAATCATGATTTATGGATAGACCCTTTGAACAACAAACGTATGATCAACTCTAATGATGGAGGATCGAATGTTTCTAATAACGGTGGAAAAAGTTGGAGCACACAAGAGAACCAAAATACAGCACAATTCTACAGGGTTATTACAGATAATCTAGTACCCTATAATGTATACGGTGGTCAACAAGATAATTCTACCGTAGCGATAGCCTCTAGAACAAATGATCGTGGTATCGACTGGAAAGATTGGTATGCCGTTGCTGGTGGAGAAAGTGCATTTTTAGCTTTTGATCCAGATAATCCTGAATTGATATATGGTGGAACTTACCAGGGGAATATTGATAAGTGGGATGCAAATACTAAAGAATCTAAACCTATTAAAGAATACCCTGAATTAGGCTTGAGTATATCACCAGAAAATGCAAAGTACCGTTACAATTGGAATGCCCCGATTATCACCTCGCCCCATGACAGAAAAACCATTTATCATGGTGGTAACGTTGTTTTCAAATCTACGGATGAAGGTCAAAGTTGGTCGGTTATAAGTCCCGATCTAACGAGAGACGAAAAAGACAAACACGGTCTTGGCGGTGGTCCATTTACCAATGAAGCTGCTGGTGGTGAAATATACAACACCCTAACTTACTTGACAGAATCTCCACATGAAGAGGGTGTAATTTGGTCTGGTAGTGATGATGGACTAGTTCATGTAACCAAAGACGGTGGTGCCAATTGGGCAAATGTTACTCCCGCAGGTGCAAAGGAAGGTATCATAAACAGTATTGAAGTGTCTCCTCATGACCCAGCGACAGCTTACATTGTTTTGATGCGTTATAAGTCAATGGATTTTGCCAACTACATCTACAAAACAACAGATTACGGAACCACTTGGACAAAAATTACCAATGGTATAACAGGCGATAATACATTCACTAGAGTTGTACGTGCAGATAAAAAAGTAAAAGGATTGCTTTACGCAGGTACAGAAACTGGCTTATATATTTCCATAGATGATGGTTTACACTGGCAGCCATTGCAATTAAATTTACCCTTAACTCCTATTAATGATTTAGTTATTCAAGACAATGATTTGGTTGCTGCAACTGCTGGTCGTGCATTTTGGATTTTAGATGACTTAGCAGCTATACAGAATAGTATTACCCCAAAACAAGAGCTACATATTTTTAAACCAAAAGACACGTATTTGTTCACTGGAGGTTCTAGTGAAAAACCAGTTCCTGGTTTGGGCAGCAATCCAAAAAGCGGAGTAACTTTCGATTATTATTTAAGCGAAGCACAAGACAGTACCGAATTAAAATTAGAAGTACTGAAAGACGGTGAGGTAATTAGAACCATAACCAACCAAAAAGACAAAAAATTTAAATCTTGGCCAGGCGGACCATCAAAGCCAGCTATTCTAGCTTCTAAAAAAGGATATAACCGTTTTACTTGGGATTTTAAAAGAGAGCCTTTACCTGCAGTGGATAAGGTTTTTGTTCTTGGCGGATTAAACGGGTCTACTGTTGGTCCTGGTGATTATAAGTTAAAATTGACCTTAGGAGAGCAAACAGCAGAAACAACCGTAACCATTTTACCTCACCCAAAAGTAAAAGCAAGCATGGCAGACTATGCAGAACAACAAAAAATGATGAAAACCATTGAAGCTACCGTAGTAGAAATGCACAATGCGGTAAACGATATGCAGTCGGCAAAATCGCAATTAAAACAATATGGTAAATTACTTGCAGATAATGAAAAAGCAGAAGCGTTATTAACACAGGGCGACTCCTTAACAAAACGCATTACTGCTTGGGAAGAAAACCTGATTCAGCCAAACCAAAAAACCTTTCAAGATGTGATTAATTTTGAAAACAAACTGAATTCACAATTATTGAATTTAAGAGGTTATATTGATGCTGCCGAGCCAAAAGTTACTGCAGGCGCTAAAGAAAGATTACAAGATTTATTGGTAACATGGAACACTTTCAAGACAGAGCATAATGCGATTATCAATACGGAAATGAAAGCGTATAACACGATGTTTCAGAGCTTAGAAATACCAGCAATCATTTTACCACAGGCACAAAACTAA